Proteins from a genomic interval of Diaphorobacter sp. HDW4A:
- a CDS encoding RHS repeat-associated core domain-containing protein, producing MKVSPAARLHDPIAHTNATARFLAKFVGTVVGGVVGAAVVGAVATAGLALSGATVGVGAPLAVVLTIGAAKFVGGYLGAGLGDKLADWLVPEKLTITGEISTASLDVFINSKSTGAARASADIPFDIAVCSKDSPTVFLAEGSEIVFVNGCVASRKTEKTTCGAQIAEGSPNVFIGGPTARVRAVADEVPFLLRAAVFLIELRNLKNAAKCLRNAWKMKASLPCLLAKAGNAGWSAYGLMSQTFGNPVHAATGIKFLAEDADITLPGALPFVWSRFYGSHDRRTSTSLGMGWSTGFEIQLQIRPREGLAREIVFIDETARETRFEDLEPGTAVYNPVEGLWLCKTEGGRYLLQKLGGYFYLFEDEATEAIGTQSLWLERIEDGNANFQQFARADDGRLQSITDNTGRLIALDYEGLGQRVRQIRLATGASGEIPGILVSYAYTDRGQLSQVRNRQGDVVRHFAYEESGLLCMHGDAAGLECHYEWQAFADRPRVTRHWTNDGEAYEVHYDLPTRPGASGNTVVMDQLGRVTEWRWNADYETECYTDPLQAQWRFEYNDLHLCSRITLPEGQTEECAYDTLGMPSVVTDTLGRREVTLWTELGAPWQITGASGAATVFTYDECGNTTSITEPDGHTTTYVYDKRGLPLQIEDAKGGIKRLRWNERALLSSYTDCSGRTTEYEYDGWGNRQSQRDAAGNVTREIHDALGQLRSVSQADGAHWGYDYDGAGRLLTVNDPLSRSTQFCYNRRSQLLNRVDAESRQVTLAYDAALRLSQLTNENGESFAFEYDAADRLVQEHRVGGQRVTVEYDRNGWPTAVTHHAGVGDDIQSSTGSTVQGQTPEIAGWGDHLEQDDSGTANHARRTELLRDAAGRLVQKRTASHHYHYQYDAVDQLVRASKLKVIAASSAEEDAPELIPLHSNQFAYDVVGNLVAETATDHTSGQSHTLRHSHDPLGNRTQTELPDIAARNSMRALNYLYYGSGHLHQINLSQRSGAAPDAQAVHQLICDIERDELHQETLRTQGRAHTRYAYDPVGRMTGAWSQSGTLASQPFGPRDPGAKAWQQTLDSLTQPASSAASRGGLQGLVKAWRYDKAGELRASRHSLQGDTAHQYDATGRILQTQHGELQGVRNPLPQAANESFGYDPAGNIQDSATQQAVQRGTALSQRGYVRDNLVRVFEDKRYFYDGHARLIRKLSGKHTDQSFVWDEENNLVEVTTTRRPGTEHATTQTTRFDYDAIGRRVAKHDSFGKTVFIWEGMRLIEERRGSAIISYVYEPDSYVPLARLDADGESTEQGGLGTTDDPVLGESKEADATNGVQPRSQQPAANDSLEAQYWQALSPSTTAPLKTGTDDNARLCNVYYFHTDQVGMPQELANAQGQVIWQASYKTWGSTVSEEWEAKTLGGTAVHPLDQGESPSTQDEKQQNLRFQGQYLDRETGLHYNTFRYYDADVGRFVCPDPIGLFGGTNLGSYSPNPISWIDPLGWIGCGPEKPLQWNGARDRDGLSRKDHVRRHGSDQPNRNVEHGVFNGNPINKTAEAWKIAKEKGIQPVVQGNGNWVYKIPMPNAGKQGGSASLPGHGRVLDHVLVITKPNSNEVVTSYPVP from the coding sequence ATGAAAGTCAGTCCAGCAGCTCGATTGCATGACCCCATCGCGCATACCAACGCAACTGCGCGATTTCTTGCAAAGTTTGTGGGAACGGTTGTAGGCGGCGTTGTGGGTGCGGCGGTTGTCGGCGCCGTAGCTACGGCGGGACTGGCCCTCTCGGGCGCAACCGTCGGGGTGGGTGCGCCGCTTGCGGTCGTTTTGACGATTGGCGCTGCCAAATTCGTCGGCGGATACTTGGGCGCTGGTTTGGGAGACAAGCTTGCAGATTGGCTGGTGCCGGAAAAGCTGACCATCACTGGTGAAATATCGACGGCATCGTTGGATGTTTTCATCAACTCCAAATCAACGGGGGCGGCCCGTGCCTCTGCCGATATTCCGTTTGATATCGCGGTATGCAGCAAGGACAGTCCTACGGTCTTTTTGGCTGAGGGCTCTGAGATCGTCTTCGTCAACGGTTGCGTGGCGTCCCGCAAAACTGAAAAAACCACCTGCGGTGCCCAGATCGCGGAAGGGTCACCCAATGTGTTCATCGGTGGTCCGACTGCACGCGTAAGAGCGGTTGCAGATGAGGTGCCGTTCCTGCTGCGCGCCGCAGTGTTCCTCATCGAACTGCGCAATTTGAAAAATGCGGCGAAATGCCTGCGCAATGCGTGGAAGATGAAAGCCAGTTTGCCCTGTCTGCTGGCCAAGGCCGGCAATGCAGGTTGGAGTGCTTACGGCTTGATGTCGCAGACCTTCGGCAATCCGGTTCATGCAGCCACAGGTATCAAGTTTCTTGCCGAAGATGCAGACATTACCCTTCCCGGCGCGTTGCCGTTTGTCTGGAGCCGTTTTTACGGCAGCCATGACAGGCGCACGAGTACAAGTCTCGGCATGGGCTGGAGCACAGGCTTTGAAATCCAGCTCCAGATTCGGCCGCGCGAAGGCCTTGCTCGCGAGATCGTATTCATCGATGAAACCGCACGCGAGACACGTTTCGAAGATCTGGAGCCCGGTACAGCTGTCTACAACCCGGTCGAGGGCCTTTGGTTGTGCAAGACGGAAGGTGGCCGGTATCTGCTTCAAAAGCTGGGCGGCTACTTCTATCTGTTTGAAGATGAGGCGACCGAAGCAATCGGGACGCAGTCGCTCTGGTTGGAACGCATCGAAGACGGTAATGCCAATTTTCAGCAATTCGCGCGTGCCGACGACGGACGGCTTCAATCCATCACCGACAACACCGGGCGTCTGATCGCTCTGGACTACGAAGGACTGGGTCAACGGGTTCGTCAAATTCGTCTGGCTACGGGAGCCTCTGGAGAGATCCCCGGAATCCTGGTGAGCTATGCCTATACGGATAGAGGGCAGCTCAGCCAGGTGCGAAACCGGCAGGGCGATGTCGTCAGACACTTTGCCTATGAAGAGTCTGGGCTGCTTTGCATGCACGGTGATGCTGCAGGGCTCGAATGCCACTATGAGTGGCAAGCCTTCGCTGACCGCCCACGCGTCACTCGGCACTGGACGAACGACGGTGAAGCCTACGAAGTGCACTACGACTTGCCCACTCGGCCAGGTGCCTCTGGCAATACGGTCGTGATGGACCAGTTGGGGCGAGTCACCGAGTGGCGGTGGAACGCTGACTACGAAACCGAGTGCTATACCGACCCATTGCAGGCGCAATGGCGGTTTGAATACAACGATCTGCATCTGTGCAGCCGCATCACCTTGCCCGAGGGCCAAACTGAGGAGTGCGCATACGACACGCTCGGCATGCCCAGCGTCGTCACGGATACCTTGGGGCGTAGGGAGGTCACGTTGTGGACCGAGCTCGGCGCTCCTTGGCAGATCACGGGTGCCTCTGGAGCCGCGACGGTTTTCACCTACGATGAATGTGGGAACACCACCAGCATCACTGAGCCCGATGGTCACACCACGACCTACGTCTATGACAAGCGCGGCCTGCCGCTGCAGATCGAGGACGCGAAAGGCGGCATCAAGCGACTGCGCTGGAATGAGCGAGCACTTCTGAGTAGTTACACCGACTGCTCTGGCCGTACCACGGAGTATGAATACGACGGCTGGGGAAACAGGCAGTCGCAACGCGATGCGGCCGGCAACGTGACACGGGAAATCCACGACGCCTTGGGCCAGTTGCGCAGCGTCTCGCAAGCGGACGGGGCGCACTGGGGTTACGACTACGACGGTGCCGGGCGACTGCTCACCGTCAATGATCCATTGAGTCGCTCCACCCAGTTCTGCTACAACCGCCGCAGCCAGTTGCTCAATCGCGTCGACGCGGAAAGCCGTCAGGTAACGCTGGCTTACGACGCTGCGCTGCGCCTGTCCCAACTAACCAACGAAAATGGCGAATCGTTCGCTTTTGAGTACGACGCCGCCGATCGCCTCGTGCAGGAACATCGCGTGGGTGGGCAACGCGTCACCGTGGAATACGACCGCAACGGTTGGCCCACGGCAGTCACCCACCATGCCGGTGTGGGCGACGACATCCAGAGCAGCACTGGGAGCACGGTACAAGGTCAGACCCCAGAGATCGCTGGCTGGGGCGACCACTTAGAACAAGATGACTCAGGTACGGCCAACCACGCCAGACGCACGGAGCTGCTGCGCGATGCAGCCGGTCGCCTGGTTCAAAAACGCACCGCCTCACATCACTATCACTACCAATACGATGCAGTAGACCAACTGGTCCGCGCAAGCAAGCTGAAGGTCATCGCAGCAAGTTCGGCTGAAGAAGATGCGCCGGAACTGATCCCATTGCATAGCAACCAGTTCGCATACGACGTAGTCGGCAACCTCGTCGCAGAAACAGCCACGGACCACACGAGCGGCCAGTCCCACACACTGCGCCATAGCCACGACCCGCTCGGCAACCGCACTCAGACAGAACTGCCTGATATCGCAGCGCGCAACAGCATGCGGGCGCTGAACTATCTGTACTACGGCTCGGGCCATCTCCACCAGATCAACCTGAGCCAGCGCAGCGGGGCGGCCCCCGACGCTCAAGCGGTGCATCAACTCATCTGCGACATAGAGCGCGACGAGCTGCATCAGGAAACCCTGCGCACGCAAGGCCGAGCCCACACGAGATATGCATACGACCCCGTCGGTCGCATGACCGGTGCATGGAGCCAATCGGGCACGCTGGCCAGTCAGCCCTTCGGCCCCAGGGACCCCGGAGCGAAGGCATGGCAACAGACACTGGACAGCCTGACCCAGCCCGCATCCAGCGCGGCATCACGTGGCGGCTTGCAAGGCCTTGTCAAAGCATGGCGATACGACAAGGCGGGCGAGCTGCGCGCCAGCCGCCACAGCCTGCAGGGCGACACCGCCCATCAATACGACGCCACGGGCCGCATCCTGCAGACCCAGCACGGCGAATTGCAAGGCGTGCGCAACCCCTTGCCACAAGCGGCCAATGAAAGCTTCGGCTACGACCCCGCAGGCAACATCCAGGACAGCGCAACACAGCAGGCCGTGCAAAGAGGCACGGCTCTGTCGCAGCGCGGCTACGTGCGCGACAACCTAGTGCGGGTGTTCGAAGACAAACGCTACTTCTACGACGGTCATGCACGACTGATCCGCAAGCTCAGCGGCAAACACACGGACCAAAGCTTCGTGTGGGATGAAGAAAACAACCTCGTGGAAGTCACCACGACGCGGCGCCCCGGCACCGAACACGCCACCACCCAGACCACGAGATTCGACTACGACGCCATAGGCAGACGCGTAGCCAAACACGACAGCTTCGGCAAGACCGTCTTCATCTGGGAAGGCATGCGGCTGATCGAAGAGCGCAGGGGCAGTGCCATCATCAGCTACGTGTACGAGCCAGACAGCTACGTGCCGCTGGCGCGGCTGGATGCGGATGGGGAGAGCACGGAGCAAGGCGGGTTGGGAACGACGGATGATCCCGTCTTGGGTGAATCCAAGGAGGCAGATGCAACAAACGGGGTACAACCAAGGTCGCAGCAACCAGCAGCGAATGACTCCCTCGAAGCGCAATACTGGCAAGCCCTGAGCCCGTCAACGACTGCTCCACTAAAAACAGGAACAGATGACAACGCGCGGCTGTGCAATGTCTACTACTTCCACACCGACCAGGTCGGCATGCCGCAGGAGCTGGCCAATGCCCAAGGTCAGGTGATCTGGCAGGCGAGCTACAAGACGTGGGGCTCGACGGTGTCGGAAGAGTGGGAAGCCAAAACACTCGGGGGAACGGCGGTTCATCCGCTGGATCAAGGGGAGAGCCCAAGCACGCAGGATGAAAAGCAGCAGAATCTGAGGTTCCAGGGGCAGTACCTGGACAGGGAAACGGGGCTGCACTACAACACGTTCCGGTATTACGATGCGGACGTGGGGCGGTTTGTTTGTCCGGATCCGATTGGGTTATTTGGCGGGACAAATTTAGGAAGCTATTCGCCAAACCCGATTTCTTGGATTGATCCATTGGGGTGGATTGGCTGCGGACCAGAAAAGCCTTTACAGTGGAATGGCGCGAGGGATCGGGACGGATTGAGTCGCAAGGATCACGTGCGAAGGCATGGATCAGACCAGCCAAATCGAAACGTTGAACACGGCGTTTTTAATGGTAATCCGATAAATAAAACTGCAGAAGCATGGAAAATAGCCAAGGAAAAAGGTATTCAACCCGTAGTGCAGGGGAACGGTAATTGGGTATATAAAATTCCAATGCCAAATGCAGGAAAACAGGGTGGGAGTGCATCTTTGCCAGGTCACGGTCGAGTTCTGGATCATGTGCTGGTGATTACCAAGCCAAATTCAAATGAAGTTGTGACCTCTTATCCAGTCCCTTGA
- a CDS encoding DcrB-related protein yields the protein MKYVFNEGSIEVPDGLIDQSINLLGTKSGDGLNVVISRDLLQPQEALDAYVSRQIKSLQAQMAGFKLHGRRTLNVNVERNATEAIEIAFEYKQNGAKVHQRQAILVFPPTGQILVLAMSSSLAFDAEDEKSWQFTLGSFNF from the coding sequence ATGAAATATGTATTCAACGAGGGAAGCATTGAGGTACCTGATGGATTGATCGATCAATCCATCAATCTGCTTGGAACGAAGAGCGGCGATGGCTTGAACGTTGTGATTTCCAGAGATCTGCTCCAGCCGCAGGAGGCCCTGGATGCCTATGTCAGTCGCCAGATCAAGAGCCTGCAGGCGCAGATGGCGGGGTTCAAGCTGCATGGGAGGCGTACGTTGAATGTGAATGTTGAGCGCAACGCGACCGAAGCCATCGAGATTGCATTCGAGTACAAGCAAAACGGTGCGAAAGTGCACCAGCGCCAAGCCATTCTCGTCTTCCCGCCCACCGGGCAAATTCTGGTGCTGGCCATGTCTTCGTCTCTCGCCTTCGATGCCGAAGACGAAAAGAGCTGGCAGTTCACGCTCGGTAGTTTCAATTTTTGA
- a CDS encoding RHS repeat-associated core domain-containing protein, with the protein MRLIEERRGSAIISYVYEPDSYAPLARLDADGESTEQGGLETTDDPVLGESREVDPTGGIQPTSQQSAANDSLEAQYWQVLSPSPNAVRKTGTDDNARLCNVYYFHTDQVGMPQELANAQGQVIWQASYKTWGSTVSEEWEAKTLGGSVVHPLDEGDSPTAQDERQQNLRFQGQYLDRETGLHYNTFRYYDADVGRFVCPDPIGLGGGTNLGSYSPNPISWIDPLGWTCAASTLPQLRGKSVAHVEKILAKAGFRRANPNNASNRTWRHADGSEVRVHQHGNASPSGYKSGNNAHVHKQDSSGRQLNDRGKVRPVGDETHIGIKNPSDLPVVRGRPHGDGS; encoded by the coding sequence ATGCGGCTGATCGAAGAGCGCAGGGGCAGCGCGATCATCAGCTACGTGTACGAGCCGGACAGCTACGCGCCGCTGGCGCGGCTGGATGCGGATGGGGAGAGCACGGAGCAGGGCGGGTTGGAGACGACGGATGATCCCGTCTTGGGTGAATCCAGAGAGGTAGATCCGACAGGTGGAATACAGCCCACATCACAACAATCTGCGGCAAACGACTCTCTTGAGGCGCAGTACTGGCAAGTGCTGAGCCCGTCACCGAACGCAGTGCGCAAGACAGGAACGGACGACAACGCGCGGCTGTGCAATGTCTACTACTTCCACACCGACCAGGTCGGCATGCCGCAGGAGCTGGCCAATGCCCAAGGTCAGGTGATCTGGCAGGCGAGCTACAAGACGTGGGGCTCGACGGTGTCGGAGGAGTGGGAAGCCAAAACGCTCGGCGGGAGTGTGGTTCATCCATTGGACGAAGGGGACAGCCCGACCGCGCAGGATGAAAGGCAGCAGAATCTGAGGTTCCAGGGGCAGTATCTGGACAGGGAAACGGGGCTGCACTACAACACGTTCCGGTACTACGATGCGGATGTGGGGCGGTTTGTTTGTCCGGATCCGATTGGGTTGGGTGGGGGAACTAATTTAGGGAGTTACTCGCCTAATCCTATTTCTTGGATTGATCCATTAGGTTGGACCTGTGCTGCAAGCACTCTTCCTCAATTGAGGGGTAAATCGGTTGCTCATGTTGAAAAAATATTGGCGAAGGCAGGATTTCGTAGAGCAAATCCCAACAATGCTTCAAATAGAACGTGGCGTCATGCTGATGGATCAGAGGTAAGAGTTCATCAGCATGGAAATGCAAGCCCGTCGGGGTATAAATCAGGAAATAATGCTCATGTACATAAACAAGACAGTTCTGGGCGGCAATTGAATGACCGCGGGAAGGTAAGGCCCGTAGGGGATGAGACACATATTGGTATTAAGAATCCATCAGACCTCCCAGTGGTTAGGGGGCGTCCACATGGAGATGGGAGTTAG
- the tssI gene encoding type VI secretion system tip protein TssI/VgrG produces MNRTFIAHSPLGEQLEFRSLEGSEQISRLFEYRVRLISQSASISAKSLLGKDMSVEVDLTTKLGGGGKRFLSGQVTQFTYIGRDGDFYSYEAVLRPWLWHATRRSDFKIFQFKKVPDIIKEVLGPYGFTIEDKLTGSYRTWDYMVQYGETDFNFVARLLEIEGGYFYFEHSQGSHKLVLADDIGSHSPLPSGPSTITYYSGDRAAHVHDEDFIDGWSFAEDIASGHFAADDYDFEKPKAILDTKQQQPAGHTEDSRELYDWPGGYTETGDGENYARVRIEQQKAQREVAQGEGNARNIAPGYLFTLTRYPREDQNKEYLIESAYYRFEENVRRSDGAGGSGAGKRAGIDSPTSYRISFNVVPKSVPYRSQRVTPKPHTTGPQTAVITGPAGEEIYTDKYGRVKVQFHWDRYGKMDENSSCWIRVSQTWAGSNYGGMHIPRIGQEVIVDFLNGDPDYPIITGRVYNALQMPPWELPKHKTQSGTQTNWSKGGGGKNMLRFEDQKGIEHLELSSDHGNTHLHMGYLLNQGSEAKRSYGFELRTNEWGAIRADKGLLITTYTSDFKQKISHDSPDGHEFMGETLAQSRSLIQETEQAINATKGILASTIKSKSGDFSGLMQGLPGIASMVGGMSGGAGGMGGLGGVAGIAGMVNTAASALGGGDEGGGESSVSSDMDPALADAQNMLDLSKKIDKPIVSIVSPEGQTMISPKPVVVSSGQSVSMRSQGPMTVTTGAQYTQLVKNGIVTQVSSGGQITTVSAGDIISHSLTGATNILAKADASMTSTAANANLVGEKSVLVHGKTEDVFIKASQRIALVCGESAIVLLADGTIVLQGKKGLLSFTEELDERGGKILLNCAAPVGSEAPPVDPVAQLTMQMQQLADAKKQLAQMPPGPERDKMAADIAKAENDAHALQMAKLSQNTYAPEKGAPPGWGNISGDDAALEKYGLKKEDLKYGTQVYEPDPAVFGPDAKPVVAFRGTRMSEMEDWKNNLQQGVGLHSDYFESAVGVGTKVGDSGAAVDFTGHSLGGGMASAASRASGQPATTFNSSGLNSGTVEKYGGTMHVPATENIQAYRIDGDVLTGAQEQNVGGTLGAMAGGGVVAGPVGAVVGGLGKVGLAAGMPDAVGVPQTLPGTGSPVSRHGIDQSVRALESSSANSMNQLNSAGPKN; encoded by the coding sequence ATGAATCGCACCTTTATCGCCCACAGTCCATTGGGCGAGCAGTTGGAGTTCCGTTCGCTGGAGGGAAGCGAGCAGATATCGCGTCTTTTCGAGTACCGCGTTCGGCTGATCAGCCAGAGCGCATCGATCTCCGCCAAAAGCCTGCTCGGCAAGGACATGAGCGTGGAAGTGGATCTGACTACCAAGCTCGGGGGGGGAGGAAAGCGGTTCCTCTCGGGACAGGTGACGCAATTCACTTACATCGGGCGTGATGGTGATTTCTATAGCTACGAAGCTGTACTGAGGCCGTGGCTATGGCATGCGACGCGTCGGTCGGACTTCAAGATCTTCCAGTTCAAGAAGGTGCCAGACATCATCAAGGAAGTGCTTGGCCCCTATGGCTTCACCATCGAGGACAAGCTCACGGGTAGTTATCGCACCTGGGATTACATGGTCCAGTACGGCGAGACGGACTTCAATTTTGTCGCCCGGCTGCTCGAGATCGAGGGTGGTTACTTCTATTTTGAGCACAGCCAGGGCAGCCACAAGCTGGTGCTGGCCGACGACATCGGCAGCCACAGCCCGCTGCCCAGTGGGCCGAGCACCATCACGTACTACTCAGGCGACCGGGCGGCGCACGTGCATGATGAGGATTTCATCGACGGTTGGAGCTTTGCCGAAGACATCGCCAGCGGCCATTTTGCAGCAGACGACTACGACTTCGAAAAACCGAAGGCCATCCTCGACACCAAGCAACAGCAGCCCGCAGGCCACACGGAAGACAGCCGTGAACTCTATGACTGGCCCGGTGGATATACCGAAACAGGCGACGGCGAGAACTATGCGCGAGTACGAATCGAACAGCAAAAGGCGCAACGAGAAGTAGCTCAAGGTGAGGGAAATGCGCGAAATATTGCTCCTGGTTACCTTTTTACTTTGACTCGTTATCCGCGAGAAGATCAAAACAAGGAATACCTCATCGAATCGGCGTATTACCGGTTCGAAGAAAACGTGCGTCGCAGCGACGGTGCGGGCGGCTCGGGCGCTGGCAAGCGCGCGGGCATCGACAGCCCGACGTCCTATCGCATCAGCTTCAACGTCGTGCCCAAGAGCGTGCCCTACCGCAGCCAGCGCGTGACGCCCAAGCCGCATACCACTGGCCCACAGACTGCGGTGATCACCGGCCCGGCTGGCGAGGAAATCTACACCGACAAGTACGGCCGGGTGAAGGTGCAGTTTCACTGGGACCGTTACGGCAAGATGGATGAAAACTCCAGCTGCTGGATCCGTGTGAGCCAGACTTGGGCGGGCAGCAACTACGGCGGCATGCACATCCCGCGCATTGGTCAGGAGGTGATCGTCGATTTTCTGAACGGCGATCCGGACTACCCGATCATCACCGGTCGTGTCTACAACGCGCTGCAGATGCCTCCGTGGGAATTGCCTAAACACAAGACGCAGTCGGGCACGCAGACCAACTGGAGCAAAGGCGGCGGCGGCAAGAACATGCTGCGCTTTGAAGACCAGAAGGGCATTGAGCATCTGGAGTTGTCGAGCGACCATGGCAATACGCATCTGCACATGGGCTATCTGTTGAATCAGGGCTCGGAGGCCAAGCGCAGCTACGGGTTTGAATTGCGTACGAATGAATGGGGCGCTATCCGTGCCGACAAAGGCCTGCTGATTACGACCTATACGTCGGACTTCAAGCAGAAGATCTCGCATGACAGTCCGGACGGGCATGAGTTCATGGGCGAGACGCTGGCGCAAAGCCGTTCGCTGATTCAGGAAACCGAACAGGCCATCAACGCGACCAAGGGAATACTGGCCTCCACCATCAAGAGCAAGAGCGGTGATTTCAGCGGTCTGATGCAAGGTCTGCCGGGAATCGCATCAATGGTGGGCGGAATGAGCGGCGGCGCGGGGGGCATGGGTGGTCTAGGAGGCGTTGCGGGCATCGCAGGCATGGTCAACACGGCCGCGTCCGCCTTGGGTGGTGGAGATGAAGGCGGTGGCGAGTCCAGCGTTTCCAGTGACATGGATCCCGCGTTGGCCGATGCCCAGAACATGCTGGATCTGTCGAAAAAGATCGACAAGCCCATCGTCTCCATCGTCAGCCCGGAGGGGCAGACGATGATCAGTCCCAAGCCAGTGGTCGTGAGCTCGGGACAAAGCGTCTCCATGCGGTCTCAGGGGCCGATGACGGTGACCACCGGTGCACAGTACACCCAGCTCGTGAAGAACGGCATCGTCACGCAGGTCAGCAGTGGCGGGCAAATCACCACAGTGTCTGCGGGCGACATCATTTCGCACTCGTTGACTGGCGCGACAAACATCCTTGCGAAGGCGGATGCATCGATGACATCTACCGCCGCCAACGCGAATCTGGTCGGCGAGAAGTCGGTGCTGGTGCATGGCAAGACCGAGGACGTCTTCATCAAGGCCAGCCAACGCATCGCCTTGGTGTGCGGAGAATCCGCAATCGTTTTGCTTGCTGACGGGACTATCGTGCTGCAAGGCAAGAAGGGCTTGCTCAGCTTCACAGAAGAACTCGACGAGCGCGGTGGGAAGATCCTGCTCAACTGTGCGGCTCCAGTGGGCTCGGAAGCGCCTCCTGTGGACCCGGTAGCTCAATTGACGATGCAGATGCAGCAGTTGGCCGATGCGAAGAAGCAGCTCGCGCAGATGCCCCCGGGCCCCGAGCGTGACAAGATGGCTGCAGACATTGCGAAAGCCGAAAACGACGCCCATGCGCTGCAGATGGCCAAGCTGTCACAGAACACCTACGCGCCAGAGAAGGGCGCGCCGCCGGGGTGGGGCAATATCAGTGGTGATGATGCGGCGTTGGAGAAGTATGGGCTCAAAAAAGAAGACCTCAAATACGGCACCCAAGTCTATGAGCCCGACCCTGCAGTGTTTGGACCTGACGCCAAGCCGGTTGTGGCATTCCGCGGAACCCGAATGTCCGAAATGGAGGACTGGAAGAACAATCTTCAGCAGGGTGTGGGTCTGCACTCGGACTACTTTGAGAGTGCAGTGGGCGTTGGCACCAAAGTGGGCGATTCTGGCGCAGCAGTTGATTTCACCGGGCACTCGCTTGGCGGAGGCATGGCGTCCGCAGCGTCGCGAGCAAGTGGCCAGCCAGCCACCACATTCAACTCATCGGGGCTCAACAGCGGAACGGTCGAGAAATATGGTGGCACCATGCATGTCCCCGCAACGGAGAACATACAGGCCTATCGAATCGATGGAGATGTGTTGACTGGCGCGCAGGAGCAGAACGTCGGTGGCACGCTCGGCGCGATGGCTGGTGGTGGCGTGGTTGCGGGGCCTGTTGGCGCCGTGGTGGGCGGACTCGGTAAAGTGGGGCTTGCTGCGGGCATGCCCGATGCGGTGGGCGTACCGCAAACCCTGCCGGGTACGGGCAGTCCTGTATCGCGCCATGGCATCGATCAGTCGGTTCGCGCATTGGAGAGCTCCAGTGCGAACAGCATGAACCAGTTGAATTCCGCAGGTCCTAAAAACTGA
- a CDS encoding ankyrin repeat domain-containing protein → MMKTTNPEQFFEGRMLEMAQAIQSNDMARLRQLATGQNVNQPGRQDMTLLWFAIQPGQVNIEAVKTLVSLGADPAANPIKDFGSPLDYVFMSRTNPDDTTGLKLLQAMLDGGMSPNKKSSSETTLLQKAAGPGSGSLALIQLLQQRGADINARDRIGGSALYEAITVNHVNIALYLVQQGAKVDTYTVNGVTLGWSVKRKLDSLQPGPLRTQFEQLREQFVAKGMKWPPDSPEVMRDQMRAKGEKVVVPAGQKR, encoded by the coding sequence ATGATGAAAACCACTAATCCCGAGCAATTTTTTGAGGGGCGGATGTTGGAAATGGCGCAGGCCATCCAATCCAACGACATGGCGCGTCTGCGTCAACTGGCCACCGGACAGAACGTGAACCAGCCGGGTCGGCAGGACATGACTTTGCTGTGGTTCGCGATCCAGCCTGGGCAAGTCAATATCGAAGCCGTGAAGACCTTGGTATCGCTGGGGGCTGACCCGGCGGCCAATCCGATCAAGGACTTCGGCAGTCCGCTCGACTACGTTTTCATGAGCAGGACGAATCCCGATGACACCACGGGTCTGAAGCTGTTGCAGGCCATGCTCGATGGCGGCATGTCGCCCAACAAAAAGAGTTCATCGGAAACGACGCTGCTGCAGAAGGCCGCCGGTCCTGGCAGTGGTTCATTGGCACTGATTCAGTTGCTCCAGCAAAGAGGTGCGGACATCAACGCGCGTGATCGCATCGGGGGATCGGCGCTGTACGAAGCCATCACTGTGAATCACGTCAACATTGCGCTGTACTTGGTGCAGCAAGGCGCAAAGGTGGACACCTATACCGTGAACGGGGTCACTCTCGGTTGGTCGGTGAAGAGGAAGCTGGATTCTTTGCAGCCGGGTCCGTTGCGAACGCAGTTCGAGCAGCTGCGCGAGCAGTTCGTCGCCAAGGGCATGAAATGGCCCCCTGATTCACCAGAGGTTATGCGCGACCAGATGCGCGCCAAAGGCGAAAAGGTCGTCGTTCCCGCAGGGCAGAAGCGCTGA